A single window of Zea mays cultivar B73 chromosome 10, Zm-B73-REFERENCE-NAM-5.0, whole genome shotgun sequence DNA harbors:
- the LOC100383578 gene encoding uncharacterized protein isoform X1 → MKTRWDALKSDFTTWKTLLLSVSGLGRDPRIGSITASDEWWEEKIEAMPACKKFRLAALENEDLEIMFNGVSCTNAYAMAPGAKEGLPANDSDDVEEVSPSVEDKQARKRGVDHKSPIKKSKKNFRDMQFKRFVDSFVEKASSSKSSATSSPNDHVRQEITEMMESVISAGIVEGSDDISMPLNFSSRRSIEMCFSH, encoded by the exons ATGAAAACCCGTTGGGATGCACTGAAATCTGACTTTACAACATGGAAAACACTACTCCTTAGTGTGTCTGGGTTAGGAAGAGATCCAAGGATTGGTTCTATTACAGCTAGTGACGAATGGTGGGAAGAAAAGATAGAG GCCATGCCAGCATGCAAAAAGTTTAGGCTTGCAGCATTGGAGAATGAAGATCTTGAAATAATGTTTAATGGGGTGTCCTGCACTAATGCATATGCTATGGCTCCAGGGGCAAAAGAAGGATTGCCTGCCAATGATAGTGATGATGTGGAGGAGGTGTCTCCAAGTGTTGAGGACAAGCAAGCTAGAAAAAGAGGTGTTGATCACAAATCCCCAATTAAAAAATCAAAGAAGAATTTTAGAGATATGCAGTTCAAGCGTTTTGTGGATTCATTTGTGGAAAAAGCTAGTTCAAGCAAGTCTTCCGCAACATCTTCGCCTAATGATCATGTTAGGCAAGAGATAACAGAAATGATGGAATCAGTTATCTCAGCTGGGATAGTTGAAGGAAGTGATGACATTTCTATGCCACTCAACTTCTCATCAAGAAGGAGTATCGAGATGTGTTTCTCACACTAA
- the LOC113604965 gene encoding uncharacterized protein LOC113604965 precursor (The RefSeq protein has 1 frameshift compared to this genomic sequence) encodes MEASSRRRVSLVPLLLVIIGCCACRAQIPIPARTDGFVYGGKPPAWGETVVVEAFLDPVCPDSRDAWPALKKVVEHYSSRVSIVVHLFPLPYHSYAFIACRSIHAVNKLNPSFVYRLLEKFFKDQERYYNQPTYEKSRATVVDEITKNLVVPIIGETNLAAFRAGFNDSHSDQATRISFKNGCARGVTGTPYFFVNGIPINDSGSPLEYKDWISILGPLVGKM; translated from the exons ATGGAGGCTAGCAGCCGCCGCCGCGTCTCACTTGTGCCACTGCTGCTGGTGATCATCGGGTGCTGTGCCTGCCGCGCCCAGATCCCGATCCCGGCGAGGACGGACGGGTTCGTGTACGGCGGGAAGCCGCCGGCGTGGGGCGAGACGGTGGTGGTAGAGGCGTTCTTGGACCCAGTGTGCCCCGACAGCCGCGACGCGTGGCCGGCGCTCAAGAAGGTCGTCGAGCACTATAGCTCACGCGTGTCCATCGTCGTTCACCTCTTCCCGCTGCC TTACCACAGCTATGCCTTCATTGCGTGCCGGTCAATTCATGCGGTGAACAAACTAAATCCGTCGTTCGTGTACCGTCTGTTGGAGAAGTTCTTCAAGGATCAG GAACGTTACTATAATCAGCCAACATACGAAAAATCAAGAGCTACAGTGGTACG TGATGAAATAACCAAGAACCTTGTTGTGCCCATCATCGGTGAAACTAATTTGGCGGCATTCAGAGCAGGTTTTAACGATTCACATTCTGATCAGGCTACAAGGATATCTTTCAAG AACGGCTGTGCACGAGGTGTGACCGGGACACCCTACTTCTTTGTGAATGGCATACCCATCAACGATTCAGGTTCTCCTCTGGAATACAAGGACTGGATTTCTATCCTGGGTCCCTTGGTTGGAAAGATGTAG